In Chitinophaga sp. HK235, a single window of DNA contains:
- a CDS encoding inositol oxygenase family protein, translating into MDNKQPSFNEQERNPLTSLDQWEDAVLERYPTPESIATSKSVDEYRNYDTPERDTVREFYRLNHTYQTYDFVIEKRNNFLRFDKKEMPVWEAFQFLNQLVDDSDPDTDLDQFQHLLQTSEAIRNDGHPDWMVLTGLMHDMGKVLCLFGEPQWAVVGDTFPVGCPYSGKVVYPEFFRNNPDYQNKAYQEGTGIYQQGCGLRNVHMSWGHDEYVYQMMKDHLPESGLYMLRYHSFYAWHREGAYDYLLDDHDREMLKWVKLFNPYDLYSKNPVPPDWNKLRPYYEDLVARYLPATLKF; encoded by the coding sequence ATGGATAACAAACAGCCATCCTTCAATGAACAAGAACGGAATCCTTTAACAAGCCTTGATCAATGGGAAGATGCCGTACTGGAACGTTACCCCACACCTGAGAGTATTGCCACATCAAAATCCGTTGATGAATACCGCAACTACGATACGCCTGAAAGAGATACTGTCCGCGAATTTTACCGGCTCAATCATACTTACCAGACCTACGATTTTGTAATAGAGAAAAGAAATAACTTCCTCCGGTTTGATAAGAAAGAAATGCCGGTATGGGAAGCCTTTCAGTTCCTGAACCAGCTGGTAGACGATTCAGACCCGGACACAGACCTGGACCAGTTCCAGCACCTGCTGCAAACATCCGAAGCCATCAGAAACGACGGCCATCCCGACTGGATGGTGCTCACTGGCCTCATGCACGATATGGGCAAAGTATTGTGTCTCTTCGGAGAACCGCAATGGGCCGTAGTGGGAGATACCTTCCCCGTTGGCTGTCCTTACTCCGGCAAAGTTGTTTACCCGGAGTTTTTCCGGAATAATCCTGACTATCAAAACAAAGCCTATCAGGAAGGCACCGGCATCTATCAGCAAGGCTGTGGCCTGCGCAACGTCCATATGTCCTGGGGACATGATGAATACGTATACCAGATGATGAAAGACCATCTGCCGGAATCAGGACTATACATGCTGCGCTACCACTCATTCTATGCCTGGCACCGGGAAGGCGCCTACGATTATCTGCTCGATGATCATGACCGCGAAATGCTCAAATGGGTGAAGCTCTTCAATCCATATGACCTCTATTCCAAAAACCCGGTGCCACCAGACTGGAACAAGCTTCGGCCTTATTACGAAGACCTGGTGGCCAGATACCTGCCGGCTACTTTAAAGTTCTGA
- a CDS encoding nucleotidyl transferase AbiEii/AbiGii toxin family protein, which yields MSHQLYWNTVNPMLKAILKQLMACEIFNSFRLVGGTSLSLQIGHRISVDIDLFTDSEYASVDFAGIDTYLRNSFSYITDPVTDIIGMGKSYFVGKSEQEAVKLDLYYTDSFIQPVKMVDHIRMATIDEIVAMKMEVVQRFYCSR from the coding sequence ATGTCTCATCAACTATATTGGAATACTGTTAACCCAATGCTGAAAGCTATTTTGAAGCAGCTAATGGCATGTGAGATTTTTAACTCATTCAGACTGGTGGGAGGAACCTCGTTGAGCTTACAAATTGGGCACAGGATCTCTGTTGATATAGATTTATTTACTGACAGTGAATATGCTTCTGTTGATTTTGCCGGTATTGATACATATCTGAGAAATTCGTTTTCATATATAACAGATCCGGTAACAGACATTATAGGAATGGGAAAGTCTTATTTTGTTGGCAAAAGTGAACAGGAGGCTGTTAAACTTGATCTTTATTATACAGATTCATTCATACAACCGGTGAAAATGGTTGACCATATTAGAATGGCGACTATAGATGAAATTGTGGCAATGAAAATGGAGGTAGTGCAAAGATTTTACTGTAGCAGATGA
- a CDS encoding nuclear transport factor 2 family protein, whose translation MTSAGITVEQFITALNQEDMTAAGALLAPDFKFVGVLGTRDGAAVYMEDMGRMKIKYNIHKLFEDGNDVCVLCDYIMGGVTVFGSSWYQLTDGRISSLRAVFDPRPLL comes from the coding sequence ATGACATCTGCAGGAATAACCGTTGAACAATTTATTACAGCCCTGAACCAGGAAGATATGACAGCAGCCGGTGCTTTACTGGCCCCGGATTTTAAATTTGTGGGCGTGTTGGGTACCCGCGACGGCGCGGCCGTTTATATGGAAGACATGGGCCGTATGAAAATTAAGTATAATATTCACAAATTGTTTGAAGACGGAAACGACGTTTGTGTGCTCTGTGATTATATCATGGGCGGAGTTACTGTGTTTGGCAGCAGTTGGTACCAGTTGACCGATGGCAGGATCAGCTCACTCAGGGCTGTTTTTGATCCCCGGCCGTTGTTATAA
- a CDS encoding Crp/Fnr family transcriptional regulator: protein MKNLLAYIHSLTTFSEQNWEHLLPALTVAQYRKGDYLLKAGQVCDALFFISRGYCRAYYDKDGVDINTDFFFEDEIATNINSYGRREQSAFAIQACEDTEVVRFDRELLLAAAAKDPQIETLGRLCLQRIAAKQEKHTALFKLMSAQERYAYLEEHYPEMLQRVSLSQLSSFLGIARETLSRIRARRSS, encoded by the coding sequence ATGAAAAACCTGTTAGCCTATATCCATTCCCTGACAACATTTTCGGAGCAGAACTGGGAACATCTCCTGCCAGCACTGACAGTAGCGCAATACCGGAAAGGTGACTATCTGCTGAAGGCGGGGCAGGTATGTGATGCCCTCTTTTTTATCAGCCGTGGTTATTGCAGGGCTTATTATGACAAGGATGGTGTGGATATCAATACTGATTTCTTTTTTGAAGATGAGATTGCTACCAATATCAACAGCTATGGCCGGCGGGAGCAGTCAGCTTTTGCAATTCAGGCTTGTGAAGATACGGAAGTGGTGCGTTTTGACCGGGAGCTCCTGCTAGCGGCTGCCGCCAAAGATCCACAGATTGAAACCCTGGGCCGGCTGTGTTTGCAGCGTATAGCCGCCAAACAGGAAAAACATACAGCCCTTTTCAAACTGATGTCGGCGCAGGAGCGCTATGCCTACCTGGAAGAACACTATCCGGAGATGTTGCAACGGGTGTCGCTGAGTCAGTTATCATCTTTCCTGGGCATAGCCCGGGAAACGTTGAGCCGTATCCGTGCCCGGCGTTCGTCCTGA
- a CDS encoding SusC/RagA family TonB-linked outer membrane protein, which translates to MRLTVMLLLAAFMQVSAGSYAQTVTLSLKRAPLTKVFKEMQQQTGYSFLYSKEDLLRTENISLELKNIQLSTALKECFKNQPLTFTIVDKVVIIKRENPAPSAITEAAIVAFIPISGTVTDNSGTPLPGASIVIKGTNHSAVSDVNGTFNIDAKPGDVLLIRYVGFTTREVVVGKSSNIQIMLEQLSSRLAAVSVVSTGYQTISKERATGSFAAISANDLNGKLQTNIIDRLEGMAAGLTSNRGIVNIRGVSTLKGEKNPLYVVDGVPFEGDIEAINPSDIATISVLKDATAASIYGARAANGVIVMTTKAGKAGPLKLTYNNSIKFTPLPDQGYRNLMSSAELVNFQQEMFNYRSGDYASIDPRKAMNDVYRLLYERKAGKITEAQLQTALDVFRNRDRYDQMKDELLRKAAVTHQHNLGFSGGSEKYSYNLSVNYTGTAPYEKNQQTRRLGYNLRNTFNFTKWMRVDVGILGSNMKQDYDNGFAGERYLLDKERKASYYMLRDENGQPAQWYQSKSQYEIDRLNKLGLQDETYRPLDEIRKQHYTRTYKYLNMNIGANFKLMQGLSLDVRYQSERTDTLDQQLYRKDAAAVKTMINDATLIQNGKVLNYIPIGGQFREIRGETNSYTFRMQLNYNKLINSDHEIQALAGAERRGIRSTGTNMYKYGYDEYSLNYKPIDEWALSQYIYGTEALFGQFRLDRKEKEKEMGFNDRENRYAFFYGNASYTFKRRLTASGSIRVDQSNLFGTDPRYQYKPMWSAGLLYVITEDFNWLDRLAVRTTYGINGNIPKEAGPYMITRDDGSNNWTNESQAYISSPPNSGLRWEKTRVTNLAVDFSVFKGKLTGSVDFYNKNTSDLLGNRTADPTVGWSNYLVNYGSMFNRGVDVTLTSTNINTRDLRWNTTLNFNYNRNQLTRLDVSRNTLFDYLSGVQDRVGKPMGSLYSIRYAGLDDKGKPMAYTKDGKVVKSTDFLTIDDLVYEGTTVPPYSASLQNTVHYKGFDLFVMFIYYGGHVMRDVTSPYLTKYPELNYTSNMDRLALNYWKKPGDEANPDIAPGYSFSAPYNTTQIWDAADKNVSKASYIKLRDVTLSYNLPNRLLKKYYIQNMRWSFQVQNLWSWSANKQHLDPEAWSGFNINATRGFKVPTTYTIGVNVNF; encoded by the coding sequence ATGAGATTAACTGTCATGTTATTGTTGGCTGCTTTTATGCAGGTGAGCGCAGGCTCCTACGCCCAAACAGTGACGCTTTCTTTAAAGAGGGCACCTCTGACAAAGGTTTTCAAGGAAATGCAACAGCAAACAGGATACTCTTTCCTGTATTCAAAGGAAGACCTTCTGCGAACAGAAAATATCAGCCTGGAGTTAAAGAACATCCAGCTGTCTACTGCGCTGAAGGAGTGTTTTAAGAACCAACCGCTTACTTTTACGATTGTAGATAAAGTAGTGATTATCAAACGGGAGAATCCGGCTCCTTCCGCCATCACAGAAGCAGCCATAGTAGCCTTCATACCTATCAGCGGTACAGTTACGGACAACTCCGGAACGCCGCTGCCAGGTGCTTCCATCGTGATCAAAGGTACCAACCACTCCGCTGTTTCGGATGTGAACGGAACATTTAATATCGATGCTAAACCAGGTGATGTGCTGCTGATCCGGTATGTAGGCTTCACTACCCGTGAGGTAGTGGTAGGAAAAAGCAGTAACATACAGATAATGCTGGAACAGCTTTCCAGCCGTCTGGCCGCTGTGTCTGTGGTGAGTACCGGTTATCAGACTATTTCCAAAGAGCGCGCTACCGGGTCCTTTGCTGCCATCTCTGCGAATGATCTCAACGGCAAACTGCAAACAAATATCATTGACCGTCTCGAGGGTATGGCTGCAGGTTTGACTTCCAACAGAGGGATTGTAAATATACGTGGGGTATCTACTTTAAAAGGTGAAAAAAATCCTTTGTATGTAGTAGACGGGGTGCCTTTTGAAGGAGATATCGAGGCGATTAATCCTTCCGATATAGCCACGATTTCCGTATTAAAAGACGCTACAGCGGCTTCTATCTATGGTGCACGTGCAGCCAATGGGGTTATTGTGATGACAACAAAAGCCGGAAAAGCTGGCCCTTTAAAGCTTACTTATAATAATTCCATCAAGTTCACTCCCCTGCCGGACCAGGGTTATCGTAACCTGATGTCCAGCGCCGAACTGGTGAATTTCCAACAGGAGATGTTTAACTATCGTTCCGGTGACTATGCATCGATTGATCCTCGTAAGGCCATGAATGATGTGTATAGATTATTGTATGAACGTAAGGCAGGAAAAATTACAGAAGCACAATTGCAGACTGCACTGGATGTGTTTCGAAACAGAGACCGGTACGACCAGATGAAGGATGAACTGCTTCGCAAGGCAGCAGTCACCCATCAACATAATCTTGGATTCTCCGGCGGTAGTGAAAAATACAGCTACAACCTCTCTGTAAATTATACTGGTACTGCCCCATACGAGAAGAACCAGCAAACACGGCGCCTGGGATATAACCTTCGCAATACTTTCAATTTCACCAAATGGATGCGTGTGGATGTAGGGATACTGGGCAGTAACATGAAGCAGGACTATGATAATGGATTTGCTGGTGAACGTTATCTGCTGGACAAAGAAAGAAAAGCTTCCTACTATATGCTCCGGGATGAGAACGGACAACCTGCTCAATGGTACCAGTCAAAGTCTCAGTATGAAATTGACCGGCTGAACAAACTGGGGCTGCAGGATGAAACCTATCGTCCGCTTGATGAAATCAGGAAACAGCATTATACCCGCACCTACAAGTATCTCAACATGAACATCGGTGCTAACTTCAAACTGATGCAGGGCCTTTCCCTGGATGTACGTTATCAGTCTGAACGCACAGATACGCTGGACCAGCAGCTGTATCGTAAAGATGCGGCAGCGGTGAAAACCATGATTAATGATGCAACACTTATTCAGAACGGAAAGGTGTTGAATTACATCCCTATCGGTGGTCAGTTCAGGGAAATAAGAGGTGAAACGAATTCCTATACATTCCGTATGCAGTTGAACTATAACAAACTGATTAATTCGGATCATGAGATCCAGGCGCTGGCAGGTGCGGAAAGACGAGGAATCAGGAGTACCGGTACCAATATGTATAAATATGGGTATGATGAATACAGCCTGAACTATAAGCCAATTGATGAATGGGCACTCAGCCAGTATATTTATGGCACGGAGGCTTTATTCGGTCAGTTCAGACTGGACAGGAAAGAAAAAGAAAAGGAGATGGGTTTCAATGATAGAGAAAACAGATATGCTTTCTTCTACGGAAATGCATCCTACACCTTTAAACGCAGATTAACCGCATCCGGTAGTATCAGGGTAGACCAGTCCAACCTCTTTGGTACTGATCCGAGATATCAGTATAAACCTATGTGGTCAGCCGGTTTGTTGTATGTCATCACAGAAGATTTCAATTGGTTAGATCGTTTGGCGGTACGCACTACCTATGGTATCAACGGTAATATCCCTAAAGAAGCCGGTCCTTATATGATCACCAGGGATGACGGCTCCAACAACTGGACGAATGAATCACAGGCTTATATATCCAGTCCGCCAAACTCCGGACTGCGCTGGGAAAAAACAAGAGTGACCAACCTGGCTGTCGATTTCAGCGTGTTTAAAGGTAAGCTAACAGGGTCCGTTGACTTCTATAATAAAAATACTTCTGACCTGTTGGGCAATCGCACTGCAGATCCTACGGTTGGCTGGTCTAACTACCTGGTCAACTACGGCTCTATGTTTAACCGCGGTGTGGATGTGACACTGACCAGCACTAATATCAACACCCGGGATTTGCGCTGGAATACCACTTTGAATTTCAACTACAATAGAAACCAGCTGACCCGCCTGGACGTATCCCGTAATACGCTGTTCGATTACCTGAGTGGAGTGCAGGACCGTGTCGGCAAGCCAATGGGTTCTTTGTATTCTATTCGTTATGCCGGCCTGGACGACAAAGGCAAGCCAATGGCTTACACCAAAGATGGTAAGGTGGTAAAATCAACAGATTTCCTTACAATTGATGATCTGGTGTATGAAGGTACCACCGTGCCTCCTTATTCAGCATCTCTGCAGAATACGGTGCATTATAAAGGATTTGACCTCTTCGTGATGTTTATTTATTACGGTGGTCATGTAATGCGTGATGTGACCTCACCATATCTTACAAAATATCCGGAATTAAACTATACTTCCAATATGGACAGGCTGGCACTCAACTACTGGAAAAAACCAGGAGATGAAGCAAACCCTGATATCGCACCCGGTTATAGTTTCAGCGCGCCTTACAACACTACCCAGATCTGGGATGCAGCAGATAAAAACGTAAGCAAGGCATCTTATATCAAACTGCGTGATGTAACCCTCAGCTACAATTTACCTAACCGCTTACTGAAGAAATATTATATCCAGAACATGCGCTGGAGTTTCCAGGTACAGAATCTGTGGAGTTGGTCTGCCAACAAACAGCATCTGGACCCCGAAGCATGGAGCGGTTTTAACATAAATGCAACAAGAGGCTTTAAGGTACCCACCACTTATACAATTGGTGTAAATGTTAATTTCTAA
- a CDS encoding FecR family protein translates to MDKNTFQELVNRYLDGSATTAEKALVDRYCEHLETSGDTGLKPEQEAYLQSAMYARILQGIQAPRKRTFRWAYAAAASVLVLVTAGTFLYTRHSTPPARMAQTSVYHNDLQPGSNKATLTLANGTSIVLDEETTDTLALQGNSRIAKPGGGQLVYEAAAGAQPVVYNTLSTPAGGQFKLILPDGSKVWLNASSTITFPTAFTGKDRSVELKGEAFLEINKDAQKPFKVKVRDMEVTVLGTQFNINAYNDETSISTTLLEGAVSVNRGERVCMLKPGQQAQLLTSGEFSLLNNVDTDGITAWKNGQFSFNDADITTVMRQVARWYGAEVIYEGKINHHFMGTIPRDVPVSRLLKMLELTGRVSFTVDGNKIFVRP, encoded by the coding sequence ATGGATAAAAATACCTTTCAAGAACTCGTCAACCGATATCTGGACGGCTCTGCCACTACCGCAGAGAAAGCACTGGTAGACCGCTACTGCGAACACCTGGAGACTTCCGGTGATACCGGGCTGAAACCGGAGCAGGAAGCGTATTTGCAAAGTGCGATGTATGCCCGTATCCTGCAAGGGATACAAGCACCCCGGAAACGGACTTTCCGCTGGGCCTATGCCGCAGCGGCATCTGTGCTGGTATTGGTGACAGCAGGCACTTTCCTCTATACGCGGCATAGTACACCACCTGCCCGGATGGCACAGACCTCTGTTTACCATAACGATCTGCAACCCGGCAGCAACAAAGCCACCCTTACACTGGCCAACGGCACTTCCATCGTGTTGGATGAAGAAACGACCGACACACTGGCCCTTCAGGGCAATAGCAGAATCGCAAAACCCGGTGGCGGCCAGCTGGTATATGAAGCAGCAGCCGGCGCGCAACCTGTTGTATATAATACTTTGTCTACTCCGGCCGGAGGGCAGTTCAAGCTGATATTGCCGGACGGCAGCAAAGTATGGCTCAACGCCTCCTCCACCATTACCTTCCCTACTGCCTTTACCGGCAAAGACCGCAGCGTGGAGCTGAAAGGAGAAGCCTTCCTGGAAATCAATAAAGACGCACAGAAACCTTTTAAGGTAAAGGTGCGGGATATGGAAGTAACAGTCCTGGGTACCCAGTTTAATATCAATGCCTATAATGATGAAACCAGCATCAGCACGACGCTGCTGGAAGGCGCCGTCAGCGTGAACCGCGGCGAACGCGTTTGTATGCTGAAACCCGGACAGCAGGCCCAATTGCTGACCAGCGGGGAGTTCTCCCTGTTAAACAATGTGGATACCGATGGTATCACCGCCTGGAAAAATGGACAATTCTCTTTCAACGATGCAGATATAACCACCGTCATGCGCCAGGTAGCCCGTTGGTATGGGGCTGAAGTGATCTATGAGGGAAAAATCAATCACCACTTCATGGGGACTATCCCCCGTGATGTGCCCGTTTCCAGATTGCTGAAAATGCTGGAGCTGACAGGCAGGGTATCGTTTACTGTAGATGGAAACAAAATTTTCGTAAGACCTTAA
- a CDS encoding LacI family DNA-binding transcriptional regulator, producing the protein MKNVNIRELARELNLSPSTVSKALRDSYEISAATKERIRALAEKLNYIPNAYAGSLRGRKSKNIAVVLPEVADSFFSIAINGIEAAVKPKGYHVIIYLTHESYAGEAAILKDFQSGRVDGVLLSVSRETTTAAHVQELLEKEVPVVFFDRVLEAVPVPKIVTDDFQSAYKATTHLIEQGCRSIAYLGLSESLSICNRRREGCEQALKDHSLPCLKRNMITCSADAAQNFRMVKKLLQHPKRPDGIIASVEKLTATVYQVCQQLALHMPEDIRLVCFSNLEIATILQPSLSTVTQPAFDMGKAAAETLVKWLEKRTLTSKDVRIVIPSELMVRGSSGK; encoded by the coding sequence ATGAAGAATGTCAACATCAGGGAGCTGGCGCGGGAATTGAATCTTTCACCGTCTACTGTTTCCAAGGCGTTACGCGACAGTTATGAGATCAGTGCAGCCACCAAGGAACGGATAAGGGCATTGGCAGAAAAGCTGAATTATATTCCCAATGCATATGCCGGCAGTTTAAGAGGCCGTAAGAGCAAAAATATCGCAGTGGTGCTGCCTGAGGTAGCAGACAGTTTCTTTTCGATTGCTATTAATGGAATAGAGGCTGCTGTGAAGCCGAAAGGGTATCATGTGATTATTTACCTTACGCATGAGAGTTATGCCGGAGAAGCGGCTATATTGAAGGATTTTCAAAGTGGCCGTGTGGACGGGGTACTGTTATCGGTATCCAGGGAAACCACCACTGCTGCGCATGTGCAGGAACTACTGGAAAAAGAAGTGCCGGTTGTGTTTTTCGACCGGGTCCTGGAAGCAGTGCCGGTACCCAAAATAGTGACCGATGATTTTCAAAGCGCCTATAAGGCTACCACCCACCTGATTGAACAGGGCTGCCGTAGCATTGCCTATCTGGGACTTTCTGAAAGCCTTTCTATCTGCAACCGCCGCCGGGAAGGCTGTGAACAGGCGCTGAAAGACCACTCCCTGCCCTGCCTAAAGCGAAACATGATCACCTGCTCTGCCGACGCTGCGCAGAATTTCCGGATGGTGAAAAAACTGCTGCAGCATCCTAAAAGACCCGATGGTATCATCGCCTCCGTGGAAAAACTGACCGCCACCGTGTATCAGGTCTGCCAGCAGCTGGCCCTTCATATGCCGGAAGACATAAGACTGGTTTGTTTTTCCAATCTGGAGATCGCTACTATCCTTCAGCCTTCTCTGAGTACCGTAACGCAACCCGCTTTTGATATGGGTAAGGCCGCTGCAGAAACACTGGTGAAGTGGCTGGAAAAGAGAACACTAACGTCGAAGGATGTACGTATTGTGATTCCTTCGGAACTGATGGTGAGAGGATCGAGTGGGAAGTGA
- a CDS encoding sodium/sugar symporter: MNKLHQADYIVFFIYFLAIASYGYYVYRRKKTAATSSRDFFLAEGSLTWWAIGASLIASNISAEHFIGMSGSGFALGLAISTYEWMAAATLIIVAVFFIPLYLKNKIYTMPQFLAKRYNDKVSTVMAVFWLLVYVFVNLTSIIYLGALAIASISAIPFEWCIAGLCIFAVIVTLGGMKVIGYTDVVQVAVLIIGGLVTTYLALSLLSEKFGYGGHILQGLSVLRKEAPSHFHMIFSSDHPYYKDLPGLSVLIGGMWINNLAYWGCNQYITQRALGANLQTARKGILFAAFLKLLVPVIAVLPGIVMFVLHKNGMFQQEMTDATGVIKPDHAYPTLMNLLPPGLKGVAFAALTAAIVASLAGKANSISTIFSLDIYKKFFQPAASEKQLVNVGRWAVIIAMLLAAIVTPSLRSLDQAYQFIQEYVGFISPGVLAIFLLGFFWKRTTAGAALTGALLTIPISTVLKFLPVWTHGAFPDYPFLDRMSITFVLIVLIMMVISIIRPADAGAQTIEIDKSMFRTKPGFVVGSVIIVGILTALYTVFW; encoded by the coding sequence ATGAACAAGCTGCATCAGGCTGACTACATCGTTTTCTTTATCTACTTCCTTGCCATTGCCTCTTACGGCTATTACGTCTACCGCAGAAAAAAAACAGCTGCCACCAGTTCCCGTGATTTTTTTCTGGCCGAAGGATCGCTGACCTGGTGGGCTATCGGCGCCTCACTAATAGCTTCCAATATCTCCGCAGAACACTTCATCGGCATGTCCGGCTCCGGGTTTGCACTGGGCCTCGCCATCTCCACCTATGAATGGATGGCCGCTGCTACCCTGATCATCGTGGCTGTATTTTTTATACCACTGTACCTGAAGAATAAGATATATACCATGCCACAGTTTCTGGCCAAAAGGTATAATGACAAAGTCAGTACTGTCATGGCTGTATTCTGGCTGCTGGTATATGTGTTCGTCAACCTCACCTCCATCATCTACCTGGGTGCGTTGGCTATCGCTTCCATCTCTGCCATCCCTTTTGAATGGTGTATTGCAGGTCTCTGTATTTTCGCAGTTATCGTTACACTCGGTGGCATGAAAGTGATCGGCTACACTGATGTAGTACAGGTAGCTGTGCTGATCATCGGCGGCCTCGTCACCACCTATCTTGCGCTCTCCTTACTATCAGAGAAATTCGGTTATGGAGGCCATATCCTGCAAGGCTTATCTGTACTGCGAAAAGAAGCGCCTTCACATTTTCATATGATCTTCAGCAGTGATCATCCGTATTATAAAGATCTGCCGGGCTTATCTGTACTGATCGGCGGTATGTGGATCAACAATCTCGCTTATTGGGGATGTAATCAGTATATCACACAACGCGCACTGGGAGCCAATTTACAGACGGCGCGCAAAGGGATATTGTTTGCCGCTTTCCTGAAACTACTGGTACCCGTGATTGCCGTACTGCCGGGTATTGTAATGTTTGTACTGCACAAGAACGGTATGTTTCAGCAGGAGATGACCGATGCGACCGGTGTCATCAAACCGGATCACGCGTATCCCACTCTGATGAACCTGTTGCCGCCCGGCCTCAAAGGAGTGGCCTTCGCCGCACTTACGGCAGCCATCGTGGCCTCTTTGGCAGGAAAAGCCAACAGCATCTCCACCATCTTCTCACTGGACATCTACAAAAAATTCTTTCAGCCTGCCGCCAGCGAAAAACAATTGGTTAACGTAGGACGCTGGGCTGTTATCATCGCCATGCTACTGGCTGCCATTGTCACACCTTCGCTACGATCACTCGACCAGGCCTATCAGTTCATTCAGGAATATGTCGGGTTTATCTCTCCCGGCGTATTGGCCATATTCCTGCTCGGCTTTTTCTGGAAAAGAACAACAGCCGGTGCGGCACTCACCGGTGCTCTGCTCACCATCCCCATATCAACAGTACTCAAATTCCTGCCAGTATGGACCCATGGCGCTTTTCCGGACTATCCATTCCTCGACCGTATGTCTATCACTTTTGTATTGATTGTGCTGATCATGATGGTGATCAGCATCATAAGGCCCGCTGACGCAGGAGCTCAGACTATCGAAATAGACAAGTCCATGTTCCGCACCAAACCGGGTTTTGTCGTGGGCTCAGTGATCATCGTGGGTATTCTGACGGCCTTATATACCGTGTTCTGGTGA